ATTCGTTTGCGGAAGATGTCGAAGAAGTTGGCGAAACGGTAAGTAAGAATTCTTAATTGATTTAGAAAGCCCGCATTGGCGGGCTTTTTAGTTGGTTCGCTACAACATTTTTCAAATGTTAAACTACATTTAAAATCGCAAACATAGATTGAGTATATATTTCGATGGATGACTTGCGTGATTCTCTTGACCGCATCAAATCTATTTGTTCTGAAATCGTTGTACAATTTGAATCTTCTGATGTAGCTGAGTCACTAAAAGCATTGCAAAAAGCAGTTAACGAAGCAGCAAAATCTTGGTCTGGCTCATGGCTTGGATATCATTCCCGTGTCTATTACAACCAACTTCAACCAGTTCCACCCGGTGCACGATTTAGTCAAGAATGGGGGCTTTCAGATGGATTATCTAACGAAACTAGGGGTGATTGGTGTGAATATGACTTCGATTCTATCTATAACATTCTAAAATCGAAGGCAATCAATTTTTCGTTAGAGCAACTAAACGAACTTGCCAATTATGCAAATGAAGAGATTCCTGATTTACGAGAAGAATTAATATCGATAATTTTTTCTTGCTTGGCTAGTGGAGAAGACACATACCTAGATCGGCTCAAACAAGAAGCTGAACTATGTAAAACATCCTCTGTAGGAGAGTTTGTTGATTATCTTCGAGGCGGTGGACAATTTTTTTCGCGTGACAGGGTTGCTGTACTGTCTGGCTCTCAAACCCCGCCACATATTTATCTTCAAGCACAGTTGTTGGCTGTTCAATCACCTTCCACAGTCGCAAAAAGTTTAAA
The Nostoc punctiforme PCC 73102 genome window above contains:
- a CDS encoding TIR domain-containing protein, which gives rise to MDDLRDSLDRIKSICSEIVVQFESSDVAESLKALQKAVNEAAKSWSGSWLGYHSRVYYNQLQPVPPGARFSQEWGLSDGLSNETRGDWCEYDFDSIYNILKSKAINFSLEQLNELANYANEEIPDLREELISIIFSCLASGEDTYLDRLKQEAELCKTSSVGEFVDYLRGGGQFFSRDRVAVLSGSQTPPHIYLQAQLLAVQSPSTVAKSLKKIANRLALHLTNKSRTYMYSSQPGTHVFIGHGHSPLWRDLKDFISERLKLPWDEFNRLPIAGINNTVRLSQMLDSAAIAFLIMTGEDEQSDLKLRARMNVIHEAGLFQGRLGFRRAILLLEEGCENFSNVDGIGYINFPRGNIKACFEDVRMVLEREGLV